TGTGACCACTAATGTGCTTGGTGTTTGTGACCGGAATATGAAGCTTTTGTATGTCTTAGTTGGATGGGAAGGTTCTGCATCTGATTCACGAGTGTTGCGAGATGCAATGTCACGACAAGACGCTTTTAGAGTTCCACATGGTAATTCTCTGTCTTGGTACGGTAGAAcaactaagttatgatatttcaaTGTAAATATAATATCTAATACTTGTTATTTTTGCAAACATTAGGAAAATACTACCTTGTAGATGCTGGGTACACTAATGGTCCGGGCTTCTTTGCTCCATACCGGTCAGTCCGATACCATTTGAAAGAATGGGCGGCTAATGTAAATAACCCACAAACTCCAAGAGAGTTATATAATCTGCGACATGCATCAACTAGGAATGTGATAGAGAGAACTTTTGGTCTACTAAAGATGAGATGGGCTATTTTGAGGACTAGTTCATTTTTTCCGCATACGGAATCAGGTATCACATAGTATTTTGCAAAACCAAGCCTccgtttatttttagttttttattaacACGCCCATAATACCATCTCGCAGATCCGTGTCATTAATGCTTGCTGCATATTGCATAACTTTATAAGAGATAGGCAGAGAGAGATGGATGATATAATGCTAATTGACGTGGATAATCAGTTAAATGCTGCTGCCATCGAACATCCTGAAGAACCAAACATGATTAGACATGTTGAATCAACAACTGAGTGGAACAACAAGCGAGATACCTTAGCTAATCAAATGTGGGCAGATTACCAAAGGAGACGCGGGGGAGCCAATCATTGAATTCATTCATTTGTATGTTCATATATTTCATATGCCTATTTTtgaaccctctctctctctctctctctcttgggatTCTACGTTTGTCTCATACATGTATTGTTGCTTGCAGGAAGATATGGATCTGGAGAAGAAAGGAGGTAGAAACTACCTTACCTGGACGGATGAAATGGATGAAGCAATGCTGAATGTGTTCGTGGAGCATTACAATAGAGGGGATCgtgctcaaaatgggtggaagccacatgtttacactgcagttgtcAAGAATGTTCGAGCCAAGTGCAATGTGGATATCACAAAGGAGAATGTCATATCAAGGTGCAAGACTATTGATAGACACTATGTCAATGTCAGCAAGATGTTGTCAACGAGTGGTTTTGGGTGGGAGTGGATCCATAACAAGCTTATGGTTGATAGTGAGGACGTGTGGAGCAACTATGTCAGGGTAAGCACTACATCTTGAGCATCTATGTATTCATGGCATGGCCACAAGATTCATTTTCATCATTCATGTGGTCAAGTAGTTTATTCGAAAACATGCACTTATACACCTTCTCCACCTTCTCCATCATGATGTGGAATTTAGCCAAGTTTATTTGAAAACATGCACTTATACTTGTTCATGCATAGCCTTCTAATCAGTAGTTTACTCATCATTTCCCCTATGTTTTGCTATTATATTAGTAATCAGCCATCTCTTGAGAAACAATCACAACTTGCAGCAGTGCACTTGTTTTCCCCATTATTTATGTGATTTTGCACCATGACATCAGTTACATCTTAGCTGTAGTCTATGATTTTCTCTTTGGATGTGTGTTTGGTGTTTGGATGGATGTGTGTTCATTTTCCACCATGACATGAGACTATTTGTCTTCATGGGTTGCAGGCAAACAAAGATGCCGCATGCTACAGGCACAAGGTCATAAAGTTTTGGGACTCTATCAGCCTTGTCTTCTCGAAGGATCATGCCACCGGAACCGGAGCCAGAACTGCTGGTGAAAGTGCAGCGGAAATGGCTGCAGAGAATGTCAACAACATCAACACTGATTCTACCGCAACATCTTCAACCCAAACAGGCGAGGAACAGAAGAGGAAAAGATATCAATCGGATGACTCAATTGCATCTATGCTTGGAGAGAAACTGGATAATTTTACCAGTGCCTACAAAGCTGATATCGCTCAAGTTGCTCCTCCTGAGAAACCCTCCTCTCCTGAAGAAATACTTGATGCTCTCAATGCAATTGTGGGACTGGATGATGACGGCTTGCTAGCAGCTTATGATATCCTCATAGCAGATGACCGCAAGTTCAAGGCTCTTATGGCGCTGCCTGAAAGGATGAAGAAGAAATGGATCCTCAAGCAAATCAACCAATGAAGGTATGTTTCTTGTTCTGTGATTAGTTACCAGCTAGCAAGCTCTGCTGCATTTTGTCCTTAGTTGTTTGTTATAGTACAATATTATGGGTGTCCTGTATTTTGTCATGCCAATATGGAGCAGAGGAGGCAGCAGCTTGCTTACTTTTCATCATATTTATGTACTTACCTATTTCCATATTTGAGATTAGCATGATAGAAGGTTTTATGTTATCATCTTAATAAGGTTTTCCTGCCAGGTCTTCCCAAACATGGCTTGATAAAACAACATTTTCCTGCCATGTTTGAGAACAACTTGTTCTGCCATGTCTCCCGAAACAAGGTTTTAAGCACATATTTTGCATGCACATAAATATTCAGTGTGTTTGAAGGTCTCTTATGAACTAGTCTTTTTTTCTTCAGTTGAGAGGTGGCATTATTAGTCTAGAATACATCAACCAGATCTGCTTATTTAGTGGTTGTAGTCTTTTATCGACTTAGTTTCGGTCCTACTTAACCTACTCGGTTGTTGATGATTTTTTGCTATTACCTTTCGATTCATGATAATTGTGCAAATGAAGTGCAAGTTAACCTTTGAaaaatttctatatcaagttgagTTTTCTTACCCTTCCTAGAGATTGTTGCAAGCTAAAGCTTATCGTGTGACACTTTGATTTGTCTTCTTGGCTATCCTCATCTTTCACTTTGAGCAATTTCTACCAACCATTGTGTTCAAGGATTGTTTATTTCCCTATGAGACCATATGTCACCATTTCTCATCATATTTTGCAGGAAATATTGGGTGAAGTGTGATGTTGAACGAACAAAACGAAGAAATGAAGATCCTTGAGCAATTAAAATCTTTCTTGGATGGTGCTAATAATGCAAAGATTCAGTTTTTATGTAACCTTGACTAGATTATGATCATTTGATGTTGTTGTGAACCTTTGTCGTATTACAAAGATTAACTTCTTACAAAGTCTCATGTTTAAGTTATATGTATTGGCATGGTTCAGTTTAATGCAAAACATTGCCATGTGTGAACAAAAATGTTGGTGTTGGTACAGATTTGTTCATACTATTTATTCCTAGCACAAAGGCTAGTGCGTTGGTGCTGGTATAGTTTCATGCTCATTTTGGTTCTGGTACAGATTTGACTTCAAAATCCTAGTGACAGCCAAACATGAAATTTGGATTTGGAATCTAGATTCAGCCAAATGAAGCCTTGATAGagatttcatttcatttcatttcagcCAAATGAAATGAAATCAGGGGAGCCAAACGAGCTGTAACATTTTTTACGATGGATTTCAGTTTGTCCAGAAGTTGCAAAACCTTTTTATTGACCCAACCCGGATGATCCCCAAGTTTCTTGTAGTTAATGAAGGGGCCACATCATCCCACCCACTTTACCTCCGTGTTTAACCGAAGCAGAGTGGTCCTCAGACACGATAATAAACACACGTGTATGACGTCTTCACATTTGTGTAAAACCCTTTTCATTCCGTGTTAAGAAGGATATTTCTGGTCTCTACTAATGTACTATCTTCCTTCCAGTTTATAGGTTTTATCTCAAAATGTTATCGAAAATAATTCGCTGCCCATGGTGGTAGCTACGCACAGCCCCAATTTTTATCTCTAACTATTTTGATAAATTATTTGGGACTATGAAAAATAACTCTATTACAAAAATATCGTGACTTTGGACCAGTCAGGCAAGCAAACAGACAATTATGCCAAAAAAGGAAGCAAAAAGACTGAGAGAAGTGAAAGATGCCCTTTCTACCCAATGAAAAGGCACTTGTGTCAAAAAGGTTATAAAAAGACAAAAAGAAGTGACAAAATGTCGTTTCTATACAACAAAATTCACTTGTGGTAATGCCATAAGAAACCCAACACCTCATATATGTCAAAAAAGGCACTTGTGCCAAAGGGTGTGTAGCTGCCACTAGGCGTGTGTAGCTACCACCATGCATAGGAAATATCGTCTCAAAAGTTTATTTTTCCGCTTTATAAGTCTCATTTTTATTGCTTCTCATCATATGTTTAGATTTTGAGATGCATTAAATTGCTCATGCAAGGACAAACGAAAACTCATCAAATGCATGTAAAACTTCTTGCTCATTTACTGGCCACACATGCATGCATTTCAATTAATGAATTGgtaaacatttttttagaaaaagtgAGTACATTAATTGAGTATTTTTAtaaactacaaaaattatttcaCAACTTACCATCtactaccttggttggtgagattgttgatttgagccttataaaccgaaaGGGAGGGTGTATATCCAACCAGTACCTGACCCGAGGTTGCTCGTGACTGGCGGCTCGGGGGATACCAACTCTGCCCCCATCGGACCCCATCAAAGTTTCCTCTTGTCTCGCCACCATGAGAAGCCACTGTCAGTAAACTCACCGTTGGGGCCATGGATGATGGTGGTGGGCGCTATGGGGGCGAGGCTCGACCTCCTTCCATGGCAAGCAGCAGATCCTGTGGTCGCGGTGCGGCTGCCTCCGTGCCAACTGGTGCCCCGGCTCATCCCCAACGTTTTTAGCTCCCCCCTGCTACGATTTGCACATGACGTGGTCCTCATTTTGTCTTAGTCTTATCAGGACGGGTCTCGAGACTCGGATTTGGAAGGCCTCCTGGCATGGAGGCCGTGTGGCAACGATGGTGGGCATGGTGGACCAGCTAGGTCCGTTTTGTAGGGGACAAAGACTGCCGGTAAAAACCATACTTAGACAACGGTTGGGGCCAAGGACAGCGGCGCCTGTGGGCGTCGTTACCTTGCTGAAGGCATTGACATGTAGTTGTTGGCTCCCCTCCAAGAAACTTCGGGATAAACCATAGGCCTGGGTCTGTCTTTATTGGATGATGGTGGCACTCAAAGCCGCATTTCCCCCATAGGGGAATAATCTTGGAGTTGGGCCTAGCTGGCGAGATGAGTGCCTGATGGCAGTTTCGCCGGTTGCTTGCGTGACAACGGTTAGCAACGACCCGTCCTTGCGGTGTTGCCTTGCGGACATTGTGCGTGGTGGTAGTGCCAGTGATACTGACCAGCGGTTCAGATGATTGGGTCATGTTCGGCGATACTAGTGTCTTTGTTGCACCATGGCGGTGCAGTGAAGGCTCATCGTGTATTGTTTGGGTGCATGCGGACATGCCAAAATTTACCACGGGGAAACATGATCGCAGGGTGTCTCCAATGTGAGCTTTTGGCGGTACCATGTCTTCTCACCAGTTTGAGTCGCGACTAATGTCAGTTGAGCATCGATGGAGGTTCTGTTTCCACGGACGGTTCATGGTGGTTGTGTCGCTTGCCTGTGTGCATGTATGTACACGTGGCTATGTCCATGTCCGGATAGTGTGCACTTTCATCATTTTCATTAACTTAAAACCTACTCGGCATGGGTCATCATTGCTTTCTTTCCTCTCTATGTTGTCCGTCTACCTTGGCATAACTTTATTTTTGTGTGCCTTCATGTTTGCTATGTGCATTGTAATCATGCAAAAGCCAGGTGTGTACTCGTTGTATTTGTATCTTTTTGATGCTTAATTATAAGTGAATAAAAACATCCTTTATCGAAGAAAAAATAGGTCTCAAGGTACCCAAAGTTAATTGATTTCGATGGCGAGACGTTCTCTTAACACAGTACAATCACAGATGCTCACATACACGCACACACTCACTTCTATGAactcacgcgcgcgcacacacacacctatccgtatgagcaccttcgagatacTAAGCCGgcacaacatcttgagattgacgatgtcacCATAGAttcctcgtagtcgacgggaatgtctcctcccactgaacgaacaTCGCCAAAAAACCTGAAATAAAATCCGAAAAATGCGAGCATGAGTGACAAGTCTAGAAATTAAACCCTTGGCATGGTTCCGCCACAAGGAATCTAACCATCTGAGCAGCAAAACGTTGGCAATTAAATTTGTGCTGGGAGgacaattgaaagatcgtggatgtcgcctagaggggggtgaataggcgctttaaaataattacggtttaggcttgaacaaatgcggaataaatctagcggttaatttgtcaagcacaaaacctacaacaactagggtcacctatgtgcaccaacaacttatgctaagcaagataaactactaggtgatagcaagatatatgacaagaaacaatatggctatcacaaagtaaagtgcataagtaaagagctcgggtaagagataaccgaggcacgcggagacgacgatgtatcccgaagttcacacccttgcggatgctaatctccgtttggagcggtgtggaggcacaatgctccccaagaagccactagggccaccgtaatctcctcacgccctcgcacaatgcaagatgccgtgattccactaagggacccttgagggcggtcaccgaacccgtacaaatggcaacccttgggggcggtcaccgaacccgtacacgttggcaacccttggggcggtcaccggaacccgtcaaattgctcggggcgatctccacaacctaattggagaccccgacgcttgcccggagctttacaccacaatgattgagctccgaacaccaccaaccatctagggcgccaaggcacccaagaggaacaagctctagggtgcccaaacacccaagagtaataagcttctcaaacttcacttccacgtatcaccgtggagaactcaaaccgatgaccaaatgcaatggcaagggcacacggagtgcccaagtccttctctcccaaatcccaccaaagcaactaatgctagggaggaaaatgagaggaagaacgaaagaagaacacgaagaactccaagatctagatccaaggggttcccctcacttagaggagaaagtgattggtggaaacgtggatctagatctcctctctcttttccctcaagaactagcaacaatcattggagggattgagagttagcaagctcgaagaaggtcaacaatgggggaagaacacgagctcaaaggataaggttcattggggaagaagacccccttttataggtgggaaaaaatccaaccgttatgctcacagcccacaccgagcggtactaccgctccaaggagcggtactaccgctagggcggtagtagccctttgaaacacaatagcgaggaggcaaaaaagccagaagaaccgtcagagcggtagtaccgcttgacctcacggtactactgctaggggtagcggtactactgctaagggtagcggtactactgcttgcgagcggtactaagaaattacatccgtgcctaccaccgctggacttgtgacgagtttttggtcccgagcggaagtagccacggaagtagtcgcggtagtaccgctccaagcggtagtaccgctcccaagagcggtactaaaaaattacatccgcagcagccccttttaaggacaccaaaactgacacaacttctgcaaacggactctgaattcgacgaaaccaagtttgttggaaagctagcaacaagggctaacacaatcttcatagaaatagcaataagaagcaaatgagaaaaggcccaaaagaaaatggtgagaacccttcctcggataagaccggtaaaacctccaacaccgaaaacatcatagaagacgcatgcaaactccgttttcgatgaactcaagcttgtcatcaagatgaccataagctctaagactcacaaagagaaccaaacaagaaccaagaaacatgatgcaaggatgcaatggtttgagctctcgatgaacgatacgatcaagctactcacttgagagcccccttgatagtacggctatcgatcctataacccggtctcccaactacctccatgagaccggtaaaatagaaaacctatcaagggcaaacctttgccttgcacatgatccacttgagctagatgatgacgatcttgtcctcctcaagatggaccacctttcttgattgtgttgggtcgatggagactagatgattgctcccccatactgaactatgggtgagccactcttcggcacatcttcacaagtccattgacaccacaatggatggcaagc
This DNA window, taken from Triticum aestivum cultivar Chinese Spring chromosome 1D, IWGSC CS RefSeq v2.1, whole genome shotgun sequence, encodes the following:
- the LOC123158022 gene encoding uncharacterized protein, coding for MDLEKKGGRNYLTWTDEMDEAMLNVFVEHYNRGDRAQNGWKPHVYTAVVKNVRAKCNVDITKENVISRCKTIDRHYVNVSKMLSTSGFGWEWIHNKLMVDSEDVWSNYVRANKDAACYRHKVIKFWDSISLVFSKDHATGTGARTAGESAAEMAAENVNNINTDSTATSSTQTGEEQKRKRYQSDDSIASMLGEKLDNFTSAYKADIAQVAPPEKPSSPEEILDALNAIVGLDDDGLLAAYDILIADDRKFKALMALPERMKKKWILKQINQ